A stretch of Parvimonas micra DNA encodes these proteins:
- a CDS encoding Hsp33 family molecular chaperone HslO, giving the protein MAKILRCIDEHNSMRFFLAFTDDIVKDFEKLQKSSISANIEMGKVLTMNALLYSDLKNDTDSIDLKLKTNGECGLIISKLYNNSYITGYLENKNISKYDKIYEKGKSSKDFIGDKGILVLIKDLGLKAPYVGQTSIISSDISENFTNYFSASNQTVTSIDLQVKKVEDDYISFGFMMELLPNYTEKDLSQFTIYSDMFKTELDNYLASKTDDMSFYDYIVSILKIFNIRIIEEKIIHYRCNCSDEKIDNMLLGLGKKELNDIVEEGKDIEISCNFCDKKYKKSIEHIKNLLKKL; this is encoded by the coding sequence ATGGCAAAAATATTAAGATGTATTGATGAGCATAATTCTATGAGATTTTTCTTAGCTTTTACAGATGATATAGTAAAAGATTTTGAAAAATTACAAAAGAGTTCTATAAGTGCAAATATTGAAATGGGAAAAGTATTAACGATGAATGCTTTACTTTATTCCGATTTGAAAAATGATACTGATTCAATTGATTTAAAATTAAAAACTAATGGTGAATGTGGTCTTATAATTTCAAAATTATACAATAATTCTTATATAACAGGATATTTGGAAAATAAAAATATAAGTAAATATGATAAAATATATGAAAAAGGAAAATCTTCAAAAGATTTTATAGGGGATAAAGGAATACTTGTTTTGATAAAGGATTTAGGTCTTAAAGCTCCATATGTAGGACAAACAAGTATAATTTCTTCTGATATTAGTGAAAATTTTACTAATTATTTCAGTGCATCTAATCAAACTGTTACTTCTATTGATTTACAAGTAAAAAAAGTTGAAGATGATTATATTTCTTTTGGATTTATGATGGAACTTTTGCCGAACTATACTGAAAAAGATTTATCACAATTTACTATCTATTCAGATATGTTTAAAACTGAATTAGATAATTATTTAGCTTCAAAAACTGATGATATGAGTTTTTATGACTATATTGTTTCTATTTTGAAAATTTTTAATATTAGAATTATTGAAGAAAAAATTATTCATTACAGATGTAATTGTAGTGATGAAAAAATAGATAATATGTTGTTGGGTCTAGGCAAAAAAGAGCTCAATGATATAGTTGAAGAGGGGAAAGATATAGAAATTTCTTGTAATTTCTGCGATAAGAAATACAAGAAAAGTATTGAACATATAAAAAATTTATTAAAAAAACTTTAG
- a CDS encoding peptidylprolyl isomerase, producing MKQLEMPKNGEKVYIMKTNVGEISLRLFNEVAPKACENFITLAKRGYYNGVIFHRVIRDFMIQGGDPTGTGMGGESIWGESFEDEFDGNFRNYRGALSMANAGPNTNGSQFFIVQNSKISDDYVNYLKNSDKKVYPDEVVETYEKNGGAFWLDFKHTVFGQVFKGMEVVDEIANTYCSNDKPVEDIVILSIEEKVFEG from the coding sequence ATGAAACAATTAGAAATGCCTAAAAATGGAGAAAAAGTTTATATAATGAAAACAAATGTAGGAGAAATTTCTCTAAGATTATTTAATGAAGTTGCTCCTAAGGCTTGTGAAAATTTTATTACATTGGCTAAAAGAGGATATTATAATGGAGTTATTTTCCATAGGGTTATTAGAGATTTTATGATTCAAGGTGGAGATCCAACAGGTACTGGAATGGGTGGAGAAAGTATTTGGGGAGAATCCTTTGAAGATGAATTCGATGGTAATTTTAGAAATTATAGAGGTGCTTTGTCAATGGCAAATGCTGGACCAAATACAAATGGAAGTCAATTTTTTATAGTTCAAAATAGTAAAATTTCTGATGATTATGTAAATTATTTGAAAAATTCAGATAAAAAAGTTTATCCTGATGAAGTTGTTGAAACTTATGAAAAAAATGGTGGAGCTTTTTGGTTAGATTTTAAGCATACTGTTTTTGGACAAGTGTTTAAAGGAATGGAAGTAGTTGATGAGATAGCAAATACTTACTGTTCAAATGATAAGCCGGTAGAAGATATTGTAATTTTATCAATTGAAGAAAAAGTTTTTGAGGGTTAA
- a CDS encoding GrpB family protein, which produces MSKKLDEMSLEELWEIFPIFLVEHNDEWETWYEDEKLNILSLFPNEKIYRISHIGSTYIPTIWAKNIVDILLEINDNEDLKFVKEILLKNNWLCMSEDEKRISMNKGYTEKGFAKKVFHLHIRLAGDNDELYFRDYLFENSEIAKEYEILKLSLWKKFEHNRDAYTESKGEFIKKYTEIAKKKYRKRY; this is translated from the coding sequence ATGAGTAAAAAATTAGATGAGATGAGTTTAGAGGAATTATGGGAAATTTTTCCTATATTTCTAGTTGAACATAATGATGAATGGGAAACTTGGTATGAAGATGAAAAATTAAATATTTTATCTTTATTTCCAAACGAAAAAATTTACAGAATTTCACATATAGGAAGTACATATATTCCTACAATATGGGCAAAAAATATTGTGGATATTCTTTTAGAGATTAATGATAATGAAGATTTAAAATTTGTAAAAGAGATATTATTAAAAAATAATTGGCTTTGTATGAGTGAAGATGAAAAGAGAATCTCTATGAATAAAGGATATACTGAAAAAGGATTTGCAAAAAAAGTATTTCATTTGCATATAAGATTAGCTGGAGATAATGATGAATTGTATTTTAGAGACTATTTATTTGAAAATTCTGAAATTGCAAAAGAGTATGAAATATTAAAATTATCTCTGTGGAAAAAATTTGAACATAATCGAGATGCTTATACAGAATCAAAAGGAGAATTTATTAAAAAATATACTGAAATTGCAAAGAAAAAATATAGAAAAAGATATTAA
- the leuS gene encoding leucine--tRNA ligase encodes MKNYDPKNIEKKWQDIWDEKKPFKCEINDKEKFYPLIEFPYPSGQGLHVGHPRPYTAMDVVSRKRRLEGQNVLFTMGWDAFGLPTENYAMKNKIHPEIVTKNNIANFKKQLKSIGFSFDWDREINTTDPEYYKWTQWIFMKMFEKGLAYKMEMPINFCTSCKVGLSNEEVVGGCCERCGSEVIHKVKNQWMLKITEYADRLIDDLDEVDFIDRVKTQQINWIGRSYGMEVKFQIKDIDDTILVYTTRPDTIFGATYMVISCEHPLLKKYEDKIKNKEEIEKYILEVQKKSEFERTEMNKDKTGVKIDGITAINPCTKKEIPVFISDYVLMTYGSGAIMAVPAHDTRDFDFAKKFGLEIVEVVSGGENVQEKAYTDTNSGIMVNSDFLNGLSVKEAKEKIFEYLSKLGIGNKKTNFKLRDWVFSRQRYWGEPIPLVYCEKCGWVAIPEEELPLKLPELESFEPTETGESPLSKIDEFVNCACPKCGGKAKRETDTMPQWAGSSWYYLRYMDPNNKENLVGKDALKYFNQVDWYNGGMEHTTLHLLYSRFWHKFLYDIGVVDTKEPYLKRTSHGMILGENGEKMSKSRGNVVNPDEMIDKYGADALRCYEMFLGDFERSASWSDGGINGCRKFLDRVWKLQEITSSSEEMTKSLEKSIHKTIKKVSEDFESLKFNTAIAALMTLINEFYSAKEISREDLRVFLILLNPVSPHITEEIWQEMNFGGYIFEQTWPKYDEAKTIDDEVEMPIQINGKVRTTLMISKDAKFEDFKEALYDNENVKKFIEGKTVVKEIFVPGKICNIVVK; translated from the coding sequence ATGAAAAATTATGATCCAAAAAATATCGAAAAAAAATGGCAAGATATTTGGGATGAAAAGAAACCTTTTAAATGTGAAATTAATGATAAAGAAAAATTCTATCCTTTAATAGAATTTCCATATCCTTCTGGTCAAGGACTTCATGTAGGACATCCAAGACCATATACTGCAATGGATGTTGTAAGTAGAAAAAGAAGACTTGAAGGACAAAATGTATTATTTACAATGGGTTGGGATGCTTTTGGTTTACCAACTGAAAACTATGCGATGAAAAACAAAATTCATCCGGAAATTGTAACAAAAAATAATATTGCAAACTTTAAAAAACAATTAAAGAGTATTGGATTTTCTTTTGATTGGGATAGAGAAATAAATACAACAGATCCTGAGTATTACAAATGGACTCAATGGATTTTTATGAAGATGTTTGAAAAAGGACTTGCATACAAAATGGAAATGCCAATAAACTTCTGTACTTCTTGTAAAGTAGGTTTATCAAATGAAGAAGTAGTCGGCGGTTGTTGTGAAAGATGTGGTAGTGAAGTTATTCATAAAGTAAAAAACCAATGGATGTTAAAGATAACAGAATATGCAGATAGACTTATTGATGACCTTGATGAAGTTGACTTTATTGACAGAGTTAAAACCCAACAAATTAATTGGATTGGTAGAAGTTATGGAATGGAAGTTAAATTCCAAATCAAAGATATTGATGATACTATTTTGGTATATACTACAAGACCTGATACAATTTTTGGTGCAACTTATATGGTTATATCCTGTGAGCATCCATTACTTAAAAAATACGAAGATAAAATAAAGAATAAAGAAGAAATAGAAAAATATATTTTAGAAGTTCAAAAGAAATCTGAATTTGAAAGAACTGAAATGAATAAAGATAAGACGGGTGTTAAAATTGATGGAATAACTGCAATTAATCCTTGTACAAAAAAAGAAATTCCTGTGTTTATTTCTGACTATGTTCTAATGACTTATGGTAGTGGAGCAATTATGGCAGTTCCTGCACATGATACTAGAGATTTTGATTTTGCTAAGAAATTTGGATTAGAAATAGTTGAAGTTGTTAGTGGTGGAGAAAATGTTCAAGAAAAAGCATATACGGATACTAATAGTGGAATTATGGTTAATTCAGATTTTCTAAATGGACTTTCAGTTAAAGAAGCCAAAGAAAAGATTTTTGAATATTTATCAAAACTTGGTATTGGAAATAAGAAGACAAACTTTAAACTTCGTGACTGGGTATTTTCAAGACAAAGATATTGGGGAGAACCGATTCCTTTGGTATATTGTGAAAAATGTGGTTGGGTTGCAATTCCGGAAGAAGAACTACCTTTAAAACTTCCTGAACTTGAATCATTTGAACCTACAGAAACAGGAGAATCTCCACTTTCAAAAATTGATGAGTTCGTAAATTGTGCTTGTCCTAAATGTGGAGGAAAAGCAAAGAGAGAAACAGATACAATGCCACAATGGGCAGGATCTTCATGGTATTATTTAAGATATATGGATCCTAATAATAAAGAAAATCTTGTTGGAAAAGATGCCTTAAAATATTTCAATCAAGTTGACTGGTATAATGGTGGTATGGAACATACTACATTGCACTTGTTGTATTCAAGATTTTGGCATAAATTCCTTTATGATATAGGTGTAGTTGATACAAAAGAACCTTATTTAAAGAGAACATCACATGGAATGATTCTTGGAGAAAATGGAGAAAAAATGTCTAAATCAAGAGGAAATGTTGTAAATCCTGATGAGATGATTGACAAATACGGAGCAGATGCATTAAGATGTTACGAAATGTTCTTAGGAGATTTTGAAAGAAGTGCATCTTGGTCTGACGGTGGAATTAACGGTTGTAGAAAATTCTTAGATAGAGTTTGGAAATTACAAGAAATTACAAGTTCATCCGAAGAAATGACAAAATCATTAGAAAAATCAATTCATAAGACTATCAAAAAAGTATCAGAAGATTTTGAAAGTCTTAAATTTAATACTGCAATAGCCGCTCTTATGACTTTGATTAATGAATTTTATTCAGCAAAAGAAATTTCAAGAGAAGACTTGAGAGTATTCTTGATTTTATTAAATCCGGTTTCTCCACATATAACTGAAGAAATATGGCAAGAAATGAATTTTGGTGGATATATCTTTGAACAAACTTGGCCAAAATATGATGAAGCAAAAACAATTGATGATGAAGTAGAAATGCCAATTCAAATAAATGGAAAAGTCAGAACAACATTAATGATTTCAAAAGATGCAAAATTTGAAGATTTTAAAGAAGCACTTTATGATAACGAAAATGTTAAAAAATTTATAGAAGGAAAAACTGTTGTAAAAGAAATTTTTGTTCCAGGAAAAATTTGTAATATAGTTGTTAAATAG
- a CDS encoding patatin family protein produces MNNKVALVIEGGAMRGAFLKGVLDCFKENGIKFPYIVGVSAGAITGFEFFSGIEFDVNKLFQEFLKNMELLKNSSEPIDLKSTVNSIFNFPEFDKSLDGDFEAGVTSLIDGSYKFFSAKDAKNTSDMVDKIIASSSLPDMAKFVVIDGIPYFDGGMYNSNPLERAIEKGYEKYVILLTRNRGYRREDSDVSDRVKYAYKDYTKFIESMKNEKYKYNETMDLVDKLEAEDKALVFAPINPLKFKSFTTNMQDVVDLYKEGYMIASQSIENVKKFV; encoded by the coding sequence ATGAATAATAAAGTTGCATTGGTAATTGAAGGCGGGGCAATGAGAGGAGCTTTTTTAAAAGGAGTTTTAGATTGCTTTAAAGAAAATGGAATTAAATTTCCATATATTGTAGGAGTATCTGCCGGAGCTATTACAGGCTTTGAATTTTTTAGTGGAATAGAGTTTGATGTTAATAAATTGTTTCAAGAGTTTTTGAAAAATATGGAATTATTAAAGAATTCTTCTGAGCCTATTGATTTAAAATCAACAGTTAATAGTATTTTTAATTTTCCTGAATTTGATAAAAGTTTAGATGGAGATTTTGAAGCAGGGGTAACTTCTTTGATTGATGGCAGTTATAAATTCTTTTCAGCAAAAGATGCAAAAAACACTTCAGATATGGTTGATAAGATAATAGCTTCATCTTCTCTTCCAGATATGGCAAAATTTGTAGTGATTGATGGAATTCCTTATTTTGATGGTGGAATGTATAATAGCAATCCACTTGAAAGAGCAATTGAAAAAGGTTATGAAAAGTACGTAATTTTACTAACTAGAAATAGAGGTTATAGAAGAGAGGATTCTGATGTTAGTGATAGAGTAAAGTATGCTTATAAAGATTATACTAAATTTATTGAATCAATGAAAAATGAAAAATATAAATATAACGAAACTATGGATTTAGTAGATAAACTAGAAGCAGAAGATAAAGCATTAGTTTTTGCACCTATTAATCCTTTAAAATTTAAGTCGTTTACAACTAATATGCAAGATGTTGTAGATTTATATAAGGAAGGATATATGATTGCAAGTCAAAGTATTGAAAATGTTAAAAAATTTGTTTAG
- a CDS encoding thymidine kinase yields the protein MHQYKGKLILHTGSMFSGKTSSLWKDLNRFEIAKYETVVFKPKFDNRYADKEIVTHDNNKMRAIPVENIDEIIEYMKTSTASIIGIDEVQFIKGDINKIVETLNLFLENEFTVVLAGLDMDFKAEPFELVKELMPRADYLYKHHAVCANCGVDAWVSYRKTHDDERIKLGAAESYEPLCRKCYYEKEKIRKQMENQLSMLEDE from the coding sequence ATGCATCAATATAAAGGTAAATTAATTTTACATACAGGTAGTATGTTCTCTGGAAAGACTTCAAGTTTATGGAAGGACTTAAATAGATTTGAAATTGCAAAATATGAAACTGTAGTATTTAAGCCAAAGTTTGATAATAGATATGCAGATAAAGAAATAGTTACTCATGATAATAATAAAATGAGAGCTATTCCGGTTGAAAATATTGATGAAATTATAGAATATATGAAGACGAGTACTGCAAGTATTATAGGAATTGATGAAGTACAATTCATCAAGGGAGATATTAATAAGATTGTTGAAACTTTAAATTTATTTTTAGAAAATGAATTTACAGTCGTATTAGCTGGTCTTGATATGGACTTTAAAGCTGAACCTTTTGAGTTAGTAAAAGAGTTGATGCCACGAGCTGATTATCTATATAAACACCATGCAGTTTGTGCAAATTGTGGTGTTGATGCTTGGGTTAGTTACAGAAAAACACATGATGATGAAAGAATAAAACTTGGGGCTGCAGAAAGTTATGAGCCACTTTGTAGAAAATGTTATTATGAAAAAGAAAAAATCAGAAAGCAAATGGAAAATCAATTAAGTATGTTAGAAGATGAGTAA
- a CDS encoding NUDIX hydrolase has translation MKYKINIDIPELDLELQDDEWNKEYIDHNRLIVRSIVVDDSNYFYFVRVHRDDDFGKATLIETAGGGVELNENLESALRRELKEELGVEVEIICKIGVVSDYYNLIHRHNINNYYFCKIESFGDRNLTIEEIESFKLSTLKLTFEDAIKEYKNCSNTKLGKLILNREIPVLNYVKEILNIYKCFD, from the coding sequence GTGAAGTATAAAATAAATATAGATATACCGGAATTGGATTTAGAACTTCAGGATGATGAATGGAATAAGGAATATATTGATCACAATAGACTAATTGTCAGATCAATTGTTGTTGATGACTCAAATTATTTTTACTTTGTTAGAGTTCATAGAGATGATGACTTTGGGAAAGCTACTCTTATTGAAACTGCAGGTGGTGGAGTTGAATTAAATGAAAATTTAGAATCTGCTCTCAGAAGAGAACTAAAGGAAGAATTAGGAGTAGAAGTTGAAATTATTTGTAAAATAGGAGTTGTAAGTGACTATTATAACCTTATCCATAGACATAATATTAATAATTACTATTTTTGTAAAATAGAATCGTTTGGAGATAGGAATTTGACAATTGAAGAAATTGAGAGTTTTAAATTATCAACACTTAAATTGACATTTGAAGATGCTATAAAGGAGTATAAAAACTGTTCAAATACAAAACTGGGGAAGCTTATTTTGAATAGAGAGATACCCGTTTTAAATTATGTAAAAGAAATTTTAAATATATATAAATGTTTTGATTAA
- a CDS encoding MATE family efflux transporter, which produces MKKINLLDNRIYRNLVMMSIPIMTTSFIQMSYTLMDTFWVGKLGTEAIAGVGIVSFIMWFANSLVLVSKTGIEIGVAYSVGSRDDKQFRKYIDTSVAINLFMSITFGLLVYFFRLDIIKFFNIKSELVISLANSYLKIVILGLPFTFLNPLFSGVFNGSANSKVPFIANSIGLIINIVLDPILIYGYFGLPEFGVSGAAIATTLSQIIVTFIFIIFSILDWKILKGFNLVKNFNNATFKEVLRLGVPTAFKSCIFAFISTILLRIIANWGENAVAAENVAVQIEAINWMTVEGFSIALCALIAQNFGAKNYDNIASGYKKGLKIILWIGVFCSFFLFFSSDYIIRLFIRDDVDTIRMGVSYLKVLAFSEIFLALEIGISGMFNGLKNTKTPTIISTFSNALRIPLAYLVLFLKLDITYIWVVISFCTFLKGILNYIFFKRFIRENFDFKL; this is translated from the coding sequence ATGAAAAAAATAAATTTATTAGATAATAGAATTTATAGAAATTTAGTAATGATGTCTATTCCAATAATGACGACTTCATTTATTCAAATGTCTTACACTTTAATGGATACTTTTTGGGTTGGAAAACTTGGAACTGAAGCGATTGCTGGAGTAGGCATTGTCTCATTTATTATGTGGTTTGCAAATTCTTTGGTTCTAGTTTCAAAAACAGGAATAGAGATTGGAGTTGCCTATAGTGTAGGTTCTAGGGATGATAAGCAATTTAGAAAATATATTGATACATCTGTTGCCATAAATTTATTTATGTCAATAACATTTGGATTATTGGTATATTTTTTTAGACTTGATATAATTAAATTTTTCAATATAAAAAGTGAATTGGTAATTTCACTAGCGAATAGCTATTTAAAAATTGTTATTTTAGGACTTCCTTTTACTTTTTTAAATCCACTATTTTCAGGAGTTTTCAATGGTTCAGCAAATAGTAAAGTTCCTTTTATTGCTAACTCAATTGGACTTATAATAAATATAGTCTTAGATCCAATTTTAATTTATGGATATTTTGGACTACCAGAATTTGGAGTTAGTGGTGCAGCTATTGCTACAACATTATCTCAAATTATTGTTACATTTATTTTTATAATTTTCTCAATTTTAGATTGGAAAATCTTAAAAGGTTTTAATTTAGTTAAAAATTTTAACAATGCAACTTTTAAAGAAGTTTTAAGACTTGGTGTTCCAACTGCTTTTAAATCTTGTATATTTGCATTTATTTCAACTATTTTACTAAGAATAATAGCAAATTGGGGAGAAAATGCGGTTGCAGCAGAAAATGTTGCTGTACAGATTGAAGCTATAAACTGGATGACTGTTGAAGGGTTTTCAATAGCTCTTTGTGCTTTAATAGCACAAAATTTTGGTGCAAAAAATTATGATAATATAGCTTCTGGTTATAAAAAAGGACTTAAAATAATTTTATGGATTGGTGTTTTCTGCTCATTCTTTTTATTCTTCTCATCAGATTATATAATTAGATTATTTATAAGAGATGATGTAGATACTATTAGAATGGGTGTTAGTTATCTAAAAGTTTTAGCGTTTTCGGAGATATTTTTAGCGCTTGAAATTGGAATTTCAGGTATGTTTAACGGACTGAAAAATACTAAAACGCCAACTATAATAAGCACTTTTTCAAATGCATTGAGAATTCCACTTGCTTATTTAGTTTTATTTTTAAAATTAGATATAACATATATATGGGTTGTAATATCTTTTTGTACTTTTTTAAAGGGAATCCTAAATTATATTTTCTTTAAGAGATTTATTAGAGAAAACTTTGATTTTAAATTATAA
- a CDS encoding cold shock domain-containing protein gives MKGTVKWFNAAKGFGFISTEDGEDVFVHYSALEETGEFRTLDEGQAVEFEIVEGAKGPQASGVVKL, from the coding sequence ATGAAAGGAACTGTAAAATGGTTCAATGCAGCTAAAGGATTTGGATTTATTTCTACTGAAGATGGGGAAGATGTATTTGTACATTATTCAGCATTAGAAGAAACTGGTGAATTTAGAACTTTAGATGAAGGACAAGCTGTTGAATTCGAAATAGTTGAAGGCGCTAAAGGTCCTCAAGCTTCTGGTGTTGTTAAGTTATAA